The segment GCACCGCAATTCTGGAGATGGACGGTCTCTGGCTGCGCCGCGTACCGGCCGACGCACTGCTGCGCCGGGACACCGCCGTCATCCGGCGTCCCTCCTGGGAAGCCACGGACGCGCCGGCCCCCGGCGGCAAAACCGCGCTCGACGTCCCGTGGCTGGTGCTGGCCGACCGTCGCGGCGTCGGCTCCGCGCTGGCCGCACAGCTCCGGGCGAGCGGGCATGAGGCCACCGTCGTCGAGGCCGGTGCCCATGAGGACGCGGACCTGCGGACGTTGGTACGGGAACGCACGGCCGGCGGCAGCCCGTTGAACGTGGCCTTCCTCCCGGGCCTCGACGAGCCCGACGACGAACCGACCGCCAAGTCCCTTGAGCGGGCCCAGGGAACGGCCTCCGCCGCCCTGCTGACCGTCCTCCAAGAGCTCAACAGCGCCGGGCGTGCCGCACGGGTCCTTGTGGTGACCCGCGGAACGCAGTCGCTCTCCGCACATCCCGTCCGCGTCGTGCACGCCCCGCTGTGGGGCCTGGCGGCCATCGCCGGCGCCGAGAACCCCGACGTACGCTGCGTACTCGTCGACCTCGACCCGGACAGACCGGCAGTGCGGAACGAGGCCGAAGCGCTCTGCGCCGAAGCGCTCGCGGCCGACGGCGACGACCGGATCGCCTTCCGCAGCGGCCGACGGCATGTCGCCGGGGCAACGGGAACGGCACTCCCGGAACGCCCCACCGCAGCCGAGGAACTGGTGCGGTCGGACGGCACCTATCTGGTCACCGGCGGGCTCGGCGCGCTCGGTCTGCACACGGCCGACTGGCTGGTGCGAGGCGGTGCCCGGCATCTCGTACTGATGGGGCGCCGGGCTCCCTCGGAGGCCGCCGGCCGCACCATCGGCCAATGGGAACGGGCCGGGGTCCAGGTCGCCGTGCACCAGGCCGATGTCACGGACTTCGAGGCCGTGCAGCAGGTGCTGGCCGAAGTGGCCCGCGCCATGCCACCGCTGCGCGGAGTGGTCCACGCGGCCGGTGTGCTGGACGACGGCAGCATCCCGAGGCAGAACGCTCAGCGGCTGCGCTCGGTGATGGCTCCCAAGACACGCGGTGCGTGGAACCTGCACCTGCTGACACAGGACGCGAAGCTGGACTTCTTCGTCCTCTACTCCTCCGTGGCCGCCCTCATGGGCTCCCGTGGCCAGAGCGGCTACGCCGCCGGCAACGCCTTCGTCGATGCCCTCGCCCACCACCGGCAGTCCCTCGGGCTGCCCGGGACCAGCGTCGCATGGGGGCCGTGGAGCGGCGACGGAATGGTCGCGACCCTTGACGCACACGCCGAACGCCGGGTGCGGGAGAGCGGTTTCGGCATGCTGGAACCGGGCCCCGCGCTCCGGGCGCTGGAGGACGTGCTGCGGGCCGGTGTCCCGCACGCGTATGTCTACGCCGGTGAGTCGGCCGGTGCCCGAGCGGCAGGTACGGGACGCAGCGGCGGTCCGCGTGGGGAGAGCTCGTCCCCGGCCGGGCAGTCCGTCTACGAGCGCCCCGCCGGCTTCGGGCCCGCGCTCGCGCCGAGGAACGAGACCGAGGCCAGGCTCGTGGCCATCTGGGAAGCGCTGCTCGGCATCCACCCCATCGGTGTCGAGGACGACTACTTCCACCTGGGAGGCGACTCCATCACGAGCCTGCGGATCATCAGCCGGGCCAAGCAGGCGGGCATCCGGCTCACCGAGGCCGACCTCTTCGCCCACCCGACGGTGGCGGAGCTGGCGGCCACGGTGCAGACCGTACCCACACCGGACGACAGCGGACCGGGCCAGAGCGATCCGGCCACGAACGGGCCGCAAGGCGGCGCCGCTCGCACCACGCACCTGGCCGAGGGCGACCTGGCGCGGCTGCTGTCCCGCATCGGGTCCGTCGAGGCCGAGGCACCCGACGCCGTGACACGACACGTCGATGCGGCCCACGACAGCAACACAGAAAGGCGGAGCCGATGACCACGCGCATTGAGGGTGTACATCCCCTCTCCCCCCTGCAACAGGGCCTCCTGTACCACACCATTCTCGACCCGGGGACGTCCTTCTACGTCGACCAGGTGATCCAGACGCTCGACGGCGATCTGGACCCCGAAGCCCTGGAACAGGCGTGGCAGCGGGCCGTCGACCGGCACACCATTCTGCGGTCCTCGTACCACTGGGAAGAGATCGACGAGCCCGCGCAGGTCGTGCGTGCCTCCGGCACCGCGCACATCGAGCGGCACGACTGGCGGGACACCGGCTCTGACGACGCCGTCCAGGAGCGGCTGGAGGACTTCCTGCGCACCGACCGGCGCCGGGGGTTCCAGCTGGACCGCCCGCCCCTGTTCCGGCTGCACCTCCTCCGCGTCGCCGAGCAGCGGCACCTCTTCGTCTTCCGCTATCACCACATCCTGCTCGACGCCTGGTCGGCCCTGATGCTGCTGGAGGAGGTGCTGTCCTCCTACGACGACTTGGTGCGGGGCCGGCAGCTGCCCTCCCGGCCGGTGCGGCCGTACCACGACTACGTCGATTGGATACGCCGCCAGGACATGAGCCGGGCCGAGGAGTTCTGGCGCACCGAACTGGCGGGCTTCCGGCCGGCCCCGCTGGCCGTGACCGGCACGGAGGGCGACGACGGCGCACGGGCGGAGACCGGCGCGGACACCGGCCGGGAGAACCCCGAGGTGTCGCTGGTGCTCGCGCGGGAGACCGGGGAGGCCCTGCGCCGGCTCGCCCGCGAGCACCGGCTCACTCTCGGCACGGTGCTACAGACCGCGTGGGGCCTGCTGCTCAGCCGGTACACCGACCAGCAGGACGTCGTGTTCGGGATGACCATGACGCACCGGCCGGCCGAGCTGGACGGGATCGAGGACACCCTCGGGCTGTTCATCAACACGCTGCCGTTGCGGGTGCAGCCTGCCCCGCACCGCCCGTTCGCCGCGTCGTGCGCCCAGGTCCAGGCCGCGCAGACGAGGATGAGGGGATTCCTGTCCAGCCCCCTGGCGGAGGTGCAGCAGTGGAGCGACGCCGAACCGGGTGAGCCGCTGTTCGACAGCATCATGACCATCCTCAACGTGCCGCGGATCGGCAACCTGGGACGCCGTACCGGCGAACTCGACGTCCGGGGTGGCGAATACCGTTACCACACCAACTATCCGCTGGCCGTTCTCGTCATCCCGGACGAAGAGATCACCCTGCGCATCGGCTACGACAGGAGCCGCTTCGACGCGGCTGCCGTCGAGCGCATGCTGGGTCATTTCGCCACGATCCTGGAAACAGTGGCCACCGATTTCACGCTCCCGGCCGGCCGGATCTCCCTGCTGACCCGCGAGGAGCGGCGGATGATCGATGCGTCGGGCGCCGGCGAGGCGGTGGCGCCACCCGGCCTGTGCGCCCAGCAGCTGTTCGAGGAGCGTGCGGAACGCACACCGGACGCGACGGCGGTGACCTTCCGGGGCACGTCCCTGGCATACGGTCAACTCGATGCGCGGGCGAACCAGTTGGCACATCTTCTGGCGGAGCACGGCATCGGGCCGGAGTCGCGGGTCGGGCTCTGCCTGGACCGCTCGGTCGACCTCGTGGTCGCGATGCTGGGCGTCCTCAAGGCCGGCGGCGCGTTCGTACCGCTGGACCCCGCCTACCCCGCGGACCGCCTCGACTTCATGAGCCGGGATGCCGAGCTGTCCCTGCTGCTGACCAGCAGCACGGCACAGCGGCAACTGCCCCGGCTCGCCGTCCGCAGCATCCTGCTGGACGAACAGACCGAGGCGCTCGACCGGCACAGCACCGAACCCGTCTCCAGCGGCGTCCGGCCGGACAACCTCGCGTACGTCATCTACACCTCAGGGTCCACCGGGCGTCCCAAGGGAGCGCTCATCACCCACGACGGCCTGGTGAACAGCTGCCTCGCACAGCAGGACGCGTTCGGCACCGGCCCCGAGGACCGGGTGTTGCAGTGGGCCTCCCCGAGTTTCGACGCCTCGGTCTTCGAGGTCTTCCTGGCGCTGGGCGCGGGCGCGGCCCTGTGTCTGGCCCCCCAGGAGGAGGTCATTCCCGGCCCCGGGCTGGTCGACCTGCTGGCCCGCGAGAGCATCAGCTGCCTGGTGATGGCCCCCTCCGCGCTCGCCGCCCTCCCGCTGGAGGCGCCCGCACGGCTGCCCGGGCTGCGCACCATCGTGCTCGGAGGCGAATCGGTGTCCACCACGCTGCTCGACCGCTGGTGTACCGGCCGACGGATCTTCAACGTCTACGGGCACACGGAGACCAGCATCTGGGCCACGGTGGAGGAGTGCGCGGCGGACGGGCGTCCCCCGTCGGTCGGCCGGCCGGTCCGGGGCATCCAGGTGCACCTGCTCGACAGCAGTGGGCAGCCGGTCCCGGACGGAGTCGCGGGTGAGCTCTACCTCGGTGGTGTCGGAGTCGGCCGTGGCTACCTGAACCGGCCCCGGCTCACTGCCGAGCGCTTTCCGGCGAATCCTTTCTCCGACGTCCCCGGCTCCCGTCTCTACCGGAGCGGTGACCTGCTGCGGAGGCGTGCCGACGGCCGGCTCGACTTCGTGGGCAGGGTGGACGGACAGGCCAAGATCCGGGGCCTGCGCATCGAGACGGGCGAGATCGAGAGCGCCCTGCGCGAGCACCCGACCGTGAAGGACGCCGCCGTCATGGTGCGCGCCGGGCTCGGCGGAGAGGGCACCGACCAGAGGCTGGTGGCCTACCTGTTGCTCCGGCCCGGTGACGAGCGCCCGGCAGAGGACTGGCGCCTCTTCCTGCGCACGACACTTCCGGACTACATGGTGCCCAACTCCTTCGTCACGCTGGACTCCCTTCCCCTGACGTCCAACGGCAAGCTGGACTACGCGGCCCTGCCGGAGCCCGGACGGAGCGTGCCGACCGACGGACAGACGGCGCCGCTCACCCCCTTGGAGAGCCGGATGGCCGAGCTGTGGGCCCAGACGCTCGGGCTGGACAGCGTCGGCGCGCACGAGGACTTCTTCGCCCTGGGCGGCAACTCCATCAAGGCCACCCGGATCGCCTCCCGCATACGCCAGGAATGGCAGGTGGAGTTCTCCGTGCGCACGGTGCTGGAGAGCGGAACCGTCGCCGGCTGCGCAGCCGCACTTGGCGAACCCCCGGCGCATTCTGTGCACGAGCCGCCGGCGACCTGAGCCCGTCCGCCTCCCTCGAAAACCGCCGATCGTATTCCCGGCGAGCGCGCCGAAAATGAGCGCCGTTCACTCTTGAAAGGACCACATGAGCATCACGGTTGATGAACCGGGTGTGCTGTTCCCCTTCGGTGTCCCCGATCCCGAAGCGCCCGTCCGAGTCTTCTGCCTGCCGTACGCGGGCGGTGGCGCCGGCCTCTACCGTGCCTGGAGTCGGCGTGCCGTACCGGGCGTGGAGTTCGTCCCGGTGCAGCTGCCGGGGCGGGAGAACCGGCTCCACGAGCCGCCGGAGCGCGACTTCGACACCCTCGTCGAGCGCCTGGCGCGTGCGATGGCTCCGTGGACGGGCGGGCGCTACGCCCTCTTCGGACACAGCATGGGCGGCCTGCTCGCCCACGAACTCGCTCACCGGCTGCACGAGCTGACCGGGCGGCCCGCCGACCTGCTCGCCGTGTCCGCCTGTGCGGCCCCTGATGTGGAACGCCCCGCCTGGCGCATCCACGACCTGCCGAGAGAGGAATTCGTCGCGGAAGTGCGGCGGCTCAACGGCACCCCGCAGGAGGTGTTCGAGGACGAGGACCTCCTCGACCTGTGCCTGCCGCGCATCCGCGCCGACTTCTCCGTACTGGCGAGCTACCGGAACCGGCAGCGCACACCGCTGGCCGTTCCCGTCACGGCGCTGTGCGGAACCCGTGATCCGCAGGTGCCCACGTGGTCGGTGGAGACCTGGCGCGCGCACACGACCGGCGACTTCCGGCTGCACCTCGTCGACGACGACCACTTCTTCATCCACCGTCACGAGCAGGCCGTATTCACGCATATCACCGATGCGCTGCACGAGGAACTCACGTGATGCGAGGAATTCACCCGCTCCCACTGCCCACACAGGAAACCGGAAACCGAATATGAGCAATTCCTTGGACGAGCCGGACGGCTCATTCCTGGTGTTGATGAATCACGAGGCACAGTACTCACTGTGGCCGGAATTCGCAGAGATTCCCGACGGGTGGACGGTCGCACTTCCGAAGAGCGACCGGCAGACCTGCCTGGATTACATCGAACAGCAATGGACGGATATGCGTCCGAAGAGCTTGGTGAACGACATGACAAGGGGTGCGGCATGAACAAGGTTGGTGCGACGATATCCGAGGTGTACAACCACGCCCTGGCAGCTTCGGCGATCAGTGCGGCATGGGAGGTCGGCGCCTTCGACGCGCTGCGGGAGTCCGGTCCCCTGGACGCCGAGGAGTTCGCAGCCGAACGGGGCCTGGACGTCGCCTCGATGCACGAGCTGTTCCGCGCTCTGGCCGCGGCGGATGTCGTCACCCGGGAGGGCGTCAAGGTCCGCCCCGGCCCGAACTTCGACGAGGCGGACCGGTCCAAGTCGCTGTTTCACTGGATGACACGAGGCTGCGGCGAGCTGTTCAACACTCTTCCGGACCTGATCCGGGTGGAGAACCGCGAGGGTTCCTTCTACCGGCGTGACGCGGCGGCGATCAGCGTCGCCTGCCGCGAGATCAACGCCGAGTGGTGGGACCCCGTCTTCCGGCCGGTGGTGAACGGGCTGGACTTCACCTACGTCGCCGACCTGGGCTGCGGCAGCGGCGAGCGGCTGATCCGGCTGGCCAAGTCCAGGCCGGGCGTGCGCGGGCTCGGCATCGACGCCGCCGACGGGGCCATCAAGGTCGCCACCCACGCGGTGGCGGAAGAGGGCCTTTCGGACCGCATCAGCATCACCCAGGGCGACGCCACAAAGCTCGAACCGCGCGCCGAGTACGCGGGAGTCGACCTGCTGACCTCGTTCATGATGGGACACGACTTCTGGCCGCGGGCCGAAGCCGTCGCCTCCCTGCGGCGCATCCGCGAGGTCTTCCCCGACCTGAAGCACTTCCTGCTCGCGGACGCGACGCGGACCACGACGTACGCGGACAGCGAGATGCCCGTCTTCAGCATGGCCTTCGAATTCGCCCATGCCGTGATGGGCGACTACCTCCCCACGCTGGAGGAGTGGGGACCGGTCTTCGAAGAGGCCGGCTGGCGCCTTGCGGGCCAGCACCCCATCTCCGTACCGGCGGACAGCGTGATGTTCCACCTGGTCCCCGCCAGCTGACAGACAGCGGCCGCCCCCGTGCCTCACCCCGAGGCACGGGGGCGCCCGCACTCCCGCAACGGTTGCTCAGCGCCGCCATCGACGACCCGGGCTACTTCTGCGACCCGGCCTGCGCTGGGCTTTTGCCTGGCGGGCACCTTTCGTCCGTCCCGTTCGTACGCGAGCGTCACCGTGCACAGCCTGTTCCGACGCGCCTGAACCACCCGCCGCTGGGAAGACCACCCCACCCGCGCCCCTCTGGCCGGGCGAGGCCCTAATATCATCTGGCGTTCTCTGACGGACGCTGACGCCCGCTGGGTCGTGCCTGCCGCCCGACGCCCGGCACGACGACTCCACTGCACGGCAATGGAGTCGAGTATCGAGGAGAGGAACGTTCATGCGCGCCCGGAGCATCGCCACGGCCACCGCAACAGCATTGGCACTGGTGGCCGCTCGTGACCTTGTCCAGAAGAAACACGCACTGCTCCGGAACTTCCCCGTGCTCGGGCACGCCCGGTACCTGCTGGAGACGATCGGGCCGGAGCTGCGGCAGTACATAGTCACCTCCAACGACGAGGAGCGCCCGTTCAGCCGCGACCAGCGCACCTGGATCTACGCGTCGTCGAAGGGGGAGAACAACTACTTCGGGTTCGGAACCGACAACGACGTCGAGCACACGCAGGGGCACGCCTACCTGAAGCAGCGCACGTTCGCCGGCACGCTGCCCGACGTGCACGACCCGCAGGCCCCACTGCCGTCAGCCAAGGTGCTGGGCGGGCCGCGCGGGCGCGCCAAGGCCTTCCGGCCGGCGAGCGTGGTGAACATCTCGGCGATGAGCTTCGGATCGCTCTCCGGCGCGGCGATCACGGCGCTCAACAAGGGCGCGGCGCTGGCGGGCACCCTGCACAACACGGGCGAGGGCGGTCTCTCGCCGTACCACCGCAACGGCGGCGATCTCGTCCTTCAGATCGGTACGTCCTACTTCGGCTGCCGCAACGAGGACGGCAGCTTCAACATCGACAAGCTCAAGGACGTGGTCGCCGGTGCCCCGGTCAAGGCGATAGAGATCAAGCTCTCCCAGGGCGCCAAGCCCGGGCTGGGCGGAATGCTGCCGGGCGCGAAGGTGACCCCGGAAATCGCCGAGATCCGCGGCATCCCGCGCGGCGAGGACTGCGCTTCCCCGTCGCGGCACACCGCGTTCGGCGACGTCGACTCGATGCTCGACTTCGTCGAACTGCTCGCCGCCGAGACCGGCCTGCCGGTCGGGATCAAGAGCGCGGTGGGAGAGATGGAATTCTGGCAGGAGCTGGCCACGCTGATGGCGCGTGGTGACCGTGGTGTCGACTTCGTGACCATCGACGGCGGCGAGGGCGGCACCGGGGCGGCGCCGCTCACCTTCTCCGACTCGGTGTCGCTGCCCTTCCGGATGGGCTTCTCCCGGGTCTACGGCGTCTTCGCCGAGCGGGGGCTGACCGACGACCTGACCTTCATCGCCTCCGGCAAGCTCGGCCTGCCCGAGAACGCCGCGGTCGCCTTCGCTCTGGGTGCCGACATGATCAACGTGGCCCGTGAGGCGATGCTGTCGATCGGCTGCATCCAGGCGCAGAAGTGCCACACCGACAAGTGCCCCACCGGCATCGCCACCCAGAGCCCGTGGCTGGCCCGCGGCCTCGACCCGGCCTCGAAGGCCACCCGGGCCGCCGTCTACCTGCGCACCCTCCGCAAGGAGCTGCTGAAGGTCTCGGCGGCCGTCGGTGTCGCCCACCCGGCGCTCATCACGGCCACGGACATCGAGATCATGAACGGCGACTACGAGGCCCGCACCCTGGCCGGCGTCTACGGCTACAAGGACGGCTGGGGCGAGCTGGGCCCGCACCTCGCCGAGGAGATCACCGCACTGCTCACCGCCGATCGGTCCTCCGAGCAGTCCTCCGACCACAAGCCGACCGCCTGACGTGCCGATCACGGCCGGCACCACGCTCGCCGCTCCCCTGCCCGGAGCGCGCGCGTGGCGCCGGCCGGTGGCACTCTTGTCTTCCCTGCTCCACGAACAGCCCCCTGCCTAGGTGATCACAGCATGAGCGAAAAAGTGAGATTCCCCAGCGTCGTCGGCCCCGAGCTGGCCGGTGCGATCGACCTGCCGGAGGGCGAGATCCGCGGCTGGGGGATCTTCGTGCACGGATTCACCCTCGGCAAGGGCTCGCCGGCCGCGTCGCGTGTCAGCAAGCAGCTGGCACGCGAGGGGATCGGCATGCTGCGCTTCGACAACCTCGGGATCGGGGACTCCGACGGCGACTGGGGGGACGGTTCCTTCACCGTCAAGGTGCAGGACACGATCCGTGCCGCAGCCATGATGGCGGAGCGAGGAACTCCGGCAGACCTGCTGGTGGGGCACTCATGGGGAGGCGCCGCCGTCCTCGCCGCGGCGGCCGAGGCCACCGGTGTCCGCGCGGTCGCCACGATCGGGGCGCCGGTCGATCCCAGCCACGTCGAGCGACAGTACGACGCGGTCGTGGACCGCGTGCTCAGTGACGGGTCGCACGAGTGGTTCGTCGGCGGGAGGACCCTGGTCCTCAAGCGTGCCTTCGTCGAGGACGTCCGCCGTGCTCATCTGCGGGACCGGATCGGCGAGTTGGACCTGCCGCTGCTCGTCCTGCATTCGCCGACCGACAACACCGTCGACATCGACAACGCCGGAGAGATCTTCCGCGAGGCACGACACCCGCGAAGCTTCGTCTCACTCGAAGGAGCGGACCATTTTCTGACCGCCCGAGGACAAGCACAGCGAGCCGCCCGCATCATCAGCGCCTGGGCCGACCAGTACATCCACGGGGCAGGGGCCCGCAGGAAGGATGTCCGGTGATGACCGGGCAGGTGCCTCAGGCGCCAGAGAGGTCCCGTGGCCGCACCATCATCCGGATCCCGTCCCGTGCCCAGAGCACGAACCGTTCCACCGGCGTCACTTCATGCCCCGGCGCGGGCCGAAAGCGCAGGCGCTTGAGGAGGACGGCCAGGACGAGCTGGGCCTCGACCGTGGCCAGAGCGGCGCCCTCGCAGTTGCGTGGCCCGATCCCGAAGGGGACGTACGCGAGCCTCGGCCGCTTGGCCACCTCCTGCGGCGTGAACCGTTCGGGGTCGAACCGCTCCGGCTCGGGCCAGTGTTCCGGGTTCAGGTGCACCGCCCAGAACGGATAGAACACCGTCGTCCCGGCCGGGATCTCGTACGGGCCCAGAACCAGGTCCTCGGTCGTCTCGCGTGCGCCGTACGGGCCGGGCGGGAACAGGCGCATCGACTCCTTGAGCACCATGTCCAAATATGTGAGCCGCCGCAGATCACCGTAATCGGGCGCGGCGCGCTCGCCCAGCACCTGGTCCAGTTCGGCGGCGACGCGATCGGCCGCGTCGGGATGGCGGCCCAGCACGTGCAGCGTCCACGAGATGGCGACGCCGGTGGTGTGGTGGGCGGCGAGCAGCGTCACCATCACGGTGTCCCGGACCCGCGCCGGGCTCTGACCGGCCTCGACGAGCGCCCCGATCAGGTCGCTGCGGTCGGTGCGGCCGCCCGAGCGGTGCGCCGCCACCACGCGGTCGACCGTCCCGCGCAGATAGGCAAGAGCCACCTCGGCCCGCTCCGCCGAGCGCGGGTCGGCCCGCGGCACCTGGTAGAGCCGCCCGAGGTGCTCGGTGAGCACCTCCTCGAACGCGGCGACGACACGGTCCGTGTCGGTTTCCGCGCCGCCGAGCGCGAACCCGCAGATCATACGGAGCGACAGCGCGGTCAACTCCTGTTGCAGCTCAACGGGTTCGCCGTCGGTCTGCCCCGCCCAGCGGTCCGCGAGCTCCCGCGCCAGCTCGGTGAAGCGCGCGAAGTGCCGCTCGTGAGCCGGCCGCCCGGCGAGCACCGAGAGCAGTAGTCGGCGCCAGGGGGTGTGCTCGTCGGCGGGTAGCACTTGCAGGTTTCCTGCCTCACACAGCGGGTCCAGGAACGCGAACAGCTTCTCGGGCCGCGTGTCGAGGTGCGCCGTGGCCTCCAGAAGCACGGGATCGGCGACCGACACGGCCGTTGCCGCGCCTGGCAGTTGGAAGCGCACGACGGGCCCGTACGCCTCGTGCAGGCGTAACTGGTACCGGTGCAGCCCACCCGCGGCCGCAACGGCGCTCAGCCCGCCGTCCTCCTGGTGCTCGGGGCCGGGGATACGCATAACGGTGCCTCCTGTGCCACGCCCTGGCCTCGAGTCCGTTCCGAGGGGCCGCCCGTCAACTCGCCCTTGCATCAACCAGTTTCCACCCGTTCCTGCTTCCCTATCCCACGGCGGGTCCGGTGCCCGTTCCGTTCCCTTGGCCAGGTCGAGGAACGGTGCGGTTCCTCCCTTATGGTGACGCTGGCTCAATACTGACAGCGAGGAGCAACCATTCATGGCGGTCTCGATCGGATTGCATGTCAGCCCGGAATTTCCCGCGATGCTGGAGCGGATTGACGCACTTGGCGGGGTGCTTGAGGCGGACGCGGACGCGGCCGAGGAGCTCGGCAGACTCACCGAGGACGTCGCGCGGGCATTGCTGGGTGCTGGGGTCGTGGGGGCCGCACTGCCGCAGAGCCTCGGCGGCTACGAGTTCTCCCCACGCCAACTGATAGAGACAGTCGAGCGGATCAGTTACCACGATTCCGCGGCCGGTTGGACGATGATGGCGCTGCAATTGATGACCGGCACCACTGCGGCCTATCTCGATGCCGTTGCGGCGGCCGACTTGTTCCCGGATGTCGCGGGTGGGGACCACGCGTTGCTGGCCGGTCACGGCACCCGTCCCGGTCGGGCCGTCCCGGTGGAGGGTGGCTATCTGGTGAGCGGCAGTTGGCAGTTCGCCTCCGGCATGGCGCACGCCACCCATATCCACAGTGCGATCCAGGTCGAGGGCACCGGGGAGCTCAGGGTGCTGGCGATGCCGAAGTCGCAGGTGGAACTCGTCGACAACTGGGATGTGCTCGGGCTGCGTGCGACGCACAGTATTGATTACCACTGCGCCCATGAGTTTGTCCCCGCGACGCACACGTATGTCGCCACGACGACGCACCCCGCCAACGGCGGCGCGATCTACCACCTCGGATTGGTCAACATGTCCGCTATCGGACACACCGGTTGGGCATTCGGTGTCGGGCGGCGGCTGCTCGATGAGCTGAAGTTGGTCGCCGCGGCAAAATCCGGCACACGTAACGCCGCCGTCGACACCGCGCAGTTCCACGCGGAGTACGCGACCGCCGAAGCCAAGCTTCGTTCGGCACGGGCGTGGGCGATGGAGGTATGGCGAGGTATCGAAGGCACCCTCAATGCGGGCGAGTTGACGAGTACCGAGCAGAACACTCTGCTCAGGCTGGCGCTCAACCACGCGACGTGGACGGTGCAGGACGTGGGTCAGACGGTGCACCGGTGGGCGGGGACGGCGGCGATCCGGCGTGGGCCGATCGACCGGTTTCTGCGTGATCTCGGCACAGGTACCCAGCACATCACCTCAAGCCCCACGGTCCTGCAGAACTGCGGGAAATGGCTCAGCGGCGCACAACCCCGAGCGCATTGGGAATTTCTCGACTTGACGCCGTGACCACCAGGTCAGCGAGTGCGCCGGAACGAAAGGAGTCGGCGTTCGCCCGGCTCCCGGATTTCATGCTGCCTGGGGTCCTGCCCGCCGCCCCCGCTGATCGACAGGACGGTCGAAAGCCCGATTTTCTCCTATGACCGCAACGTCTCCGAAGGCGATTCCCCGAACTGTTGGCGGTACGCGACGGAGAAACGGCCCGGGTGCAGGAAGCCCCAGCGGGAGGCGACGGCGGTGACGGTCGCGGCACCCGGGTCGGAGGCCAGGAGTTCCTTGCGTACGCGGTCCAGGCGGACCTCGCGCAGGTACGCGAGCGGTGTGGTGTCGAGGTGCCGGCGGAATCCCTCCTGAAGGGCCCGTACGCCGACGCCCACGCATTCCGCGATCTCCGCGACCGTGAGCGGCTCGGCGGCGTGTCCCTCGATGACCTCCATGGCGCGGCGGACCGCGGGCGGTGCGACGCGCGGCTGCTCGCCGAGCAGGGCCGACGTGTAGTTGTTGGGCTGGGCCATCAACAGCTGGGTCATGAGGAGTGATTCAAGCTGTTTTGTCACCAGGGGCTGGCTTGTCATCCCACCAGGTCCCTCCGCCTCCCGGCGCATGAGGTCGACGATGTTGAGCCAGGA is part of the Streptomyces platensis genome and harbors:
- a CDS encoding class I SAM-dependent methyltransferase, encoding MNKVGATISEVYNHALAASAISAAWEVGAFDALRESGPLDAEEFAAERGLDVASMHELFRALAAADVVTREGVKVRPGPNFDEADRSKSLFHWMTRGCGELFNTLPDLIRVENREGSFYRRDAAAISVACREINAEWWDPVFRPVVNGLDFTYVADLGCGSGERLIRLAKSRPGVRGLGIDAADGAIKVATHAVAEEGLSDRISITQGDATKLEPRAEYAGVDLLTSFMMGHDFWPRAEAVASLRRIREVFPDLKHFLLADATRTTTYADSEMPVFSMAFEFAHAVMGDYLPTLEEWGPVFEEAGWRLAGQHPISVPADSVMFHLVPAS
- a CDS encoding non-ribosomal peptide synthetase, whose protein sequence is MTTRIEGVHPLSPLQQGLLYHTILDPGTSFYVDQVIQTLDGDLDPEALEQAWQRAVDRHTILRSSYHWEEIDEPAQVVRASGTAHIERHDWRDTGSDDAVQERLEDFLRTDRRRGFQLDRPPLFRLHLLRVAEQRHLFVFRYHHILLDAWSALMLLEEVLSSYDDLVRGRQLPSRPVRPYHDYVDWIRRQDMSRAEEFWRTELAGFRPAPLAVTGTEGDDGARAETGADTGRENPEVSLVLARETGEALRRLAREHRLTLGTVLQTAWGLLLSRYTDQQDVVFGMTMTHRPAELDGIEDTLGLFINTLPLRVQPAPHRPFAASCAQVQAAQTRMRGFLSSPLAEVQQWSDAEPGEPLFDSIMTILNVPRIGNLGRRTGELDVRGGEYRYHTNYPLAVLVIPDEEITLRIGYDRSRFDAAAVERMLGHFATILETVATDFTLPAGRISLLTREERRMIDASGAGEAVAPPGLCAQQLFEERAERTPDATAVTFRGTSLAYGQLDARANQLAHLLAEHGIGPESRVGLCLDRSVDLVVAMLGVLKAGGAFVPLDPAYPADRLDFMSRDAELSLLLTSSTAQRQLPRLAVRSILLDEQTEALDRHSTEPVSSGVRPDNLAYVIYTSGSTGRPKGALITHDGLVNSCLAQQDAFGTGPEDRVLQWASPSFDASVFEVFLALGAGAALCLAPQEEVIPGPGLVDLLARESISCLVMAPSALAALPLEAPARLPGLRTIVLGGESVSTTLLDRWCTGRRIFNVYGHTETSIWATVEECAADGRPPSVGRPVRGIQVHLLDSSGQPVPDGVAGELYLGGVGVGRGYLNRPRLTAERFPANPFSDVPGSRLYRSGDLLRRRADGRLDFVGRVDGQAKIRGLRIETGEIESALREHPTVKDAAVMVRAGLGGEGTDQRLVAYLLLRPGDERPAEDWRLFLRTTLPDYMVPNSFVTLDSLPLTSNGKLDYAALPEPGRSVPTDGQTAPLTPLESRMAELWAQTLGLDSVGAHEDFFALGGNSIKATRIASRIRQEWQVEFSVRTVLESGTVAGCAAALGEPPAHSVHEPPAT
- a CDS encoding MbtH family protein → MSNSLDEPDGSFLVLMNHEAQYSLWPEFAEIPDGWTVALPKSDRQTCLDYIEQQWTDMRPKSLVNDMTRGAA
- a CDS encoding thioesterase II family protein, whose translation is MSITVDEPGVLFPFGVPDPEAPVRVFCLPYAGGGAGLYRAWSRRAVPGVEFVPVQLPGRENRLHEPPERDFDTLVERLARAMAPWTGGRYALFGHSMGGLLAHELAHRLHELTGRPADLLAVSACAAPDVERPAWRIHDLPREEFVAEVRRLNGTPQEVFEDEDLLDLCLPRIRADFSVLASYRNRQRTPLAVPVTALCGTRDPQVPTWSVETWRAHTTGDFRLHLVDDDHFFIHRHEQAVFTHITDALHEELT
- a CDS encoding FMN-binding glutamate synthase family protein; translated protein: MRARSIATATATALALVAARDLVQKKHALLRNFPVLGHARYLLETIGPELRQYIVTSNDEERPFSRDQRTWIYASSKGENNYFGFGTDNDVEHTQGHAYLKQRTFAGTLPDVHDPQAPLPSAKVLGGPRGRAKAFRPASVVNISAMSFGSLSGAAITALNKGAALAGTLHNTGEGGLSPYHRNGGDLVLQIGTSYFGCRNEDGSFNIDKLKDVVAGAPVKAIEIKLSQGAKPGLGGMLPGAKVTPEIAEIRGIPRGEDCASPSRHTAFGDVDSMLDFVELLAAETGLPVGIKSAVGEMEFWQELATLMARGDRGVDFVTIDGGEGGTGAAPLTFSDSVSLPFRMGFSRVYGVFAERGLTDDLTFIASGKLGLPENAAVAFALGADMINVAREAMLSIGCIQAQKCHTDKCPTGIATQSPWLARGLDPASKATRAAVYLRTLRKELLKVSAAVGVAHPALITATDIEIMNGDYEARTLAGVYGYKDGWGELGPHLAEEITALLTADRSSEQSSDHKPTA